One Gemmatimonadota bacterium genomic region harbors:
- a CDS encoding geranylgeranylglyceryl phosphate synthase family protein: ISAAADAIMFLSLISGRNPELLIGQHVKAAPILKAHGLEAIATGYALVDTGQLTTAEYVSNTRPLPRDKPEIAMAHALAAEYLGMQCVYLDAGSGPELMVPEEIVQAVCSYVSIPIIVGGGIREPEAAAKRVALGAAFVVIGSIFEETGWDAALIGAFASAIHCLD; this comes from the coding sequence GATCTCCGCGGCTGCCGATGCGATTATGTTTTTGTCGCTTATCAGTGGACGCAATCCCGAATTGCTGATCGGACAACACGTCAAGGCTGCGCCAATTTTGAAAGCACACGGATTAGAGGCCATTGCAACCGGCTACGCGCTCGTGGATACAGGGCAGCTAACCACAGCCGAATACGTGAGCAACACACGTCCCTTGCCGCGCGACAAACCCGAGATTGCAATGGCACACGCTCTTGCCGCTGAGTATTTGGGTATGCAATGCGTGTATTTGGACGCTGGCAGCGGGCCAGAGTTGATGGTGCCCGAAGAAATAGTACAGGCAGTCTGTAGTTATGTGTCGATTCCTATAATTGTCGGCGGTGGCATTCGCGAGCCCGAAGCTGCGGCAAAACGAGTCGCATTGGGCGCAGCTTTTGTGGTGATTGGCAGTATTTTTGAGGAAACGGGCTGGGATGCTGCGCTGATTGGCGCGTTTGCCTCTGCCATTCACTGTCTCGACTGA